The Arachis hypogaea cultivar Tifrunner chromosome 16, arahy.Tifrunner.gnm2.J5K5, whole genome shotgun sequence genome contains a region encoding:
- the LOC112754383 gene encoding lysine histidine transporter 2 → MGFDKEGSGEGSASSASASKQKSLEEWLPITASRNAKWWYSAFHNLTAMVGAGVLSLPYAMAHMGWGLGITVMILSWVITLYTLWQMVEMHEMVPGGKRLDRYHELGQEAFGEKLGLWIVVPQQLLVEVGTCIVYMVTGGKSIKKVHETFCPECTPIKTSYWIMVFASVNFVLAQLPNFNSISAISLGAAVMSLTYSFIAWGASIKKGITPDVSYNVKMKSTSDGVLNFFSALGDVAFAYAGHNVVLEIQATMPSTAEKPSKVPMWKGCIWAYIGVAICYFPVAFVGYYMFGNMVDDNILITLEHPAWLIAIANLFVVIHVVGGYQVFAMPVFDMIETYLVTRLNFSPSSTLRVITRTLFVGITMLIGISIPFFGSLLGFLGGFAFAPTSYFLPCIIWLKLKKPRKYGLSWTINWICIVIGVLIMTLSPIGALRNIIVSAKNYKFFS, encoded by the exons ATGGGTTTTGACAAAGAAGGAAGTGGTGAAGGTTCAGCATCATCAGCATCCGCATCAAAGCAAAAGAGCCTTGAAGAATGGCTTCCGATCACTGCTTCAAGAAATGCAAAATGGTGGTATTCTGCATTTCACAATCTGACAGCCATGGTGGGCGCCGGTGTTCTGAGCCTTCCGTATGCAATGGCACATATGGGATG GGGTCTTGGAATCACGGTGATGATCTTGTCATGGGTTATCACTCTGTACACGCTGTGGCAAATGGTTGAGATGCATGAGATGGTACCGGGAGGGAAGAGACTTGATAGGTACCACGAATTAGGTCAAGAAGCATTTGGGGAAAAGCTTGGTCTGTGGATTGTGGTTCCCCAACAACTGCTGGTTGAAGTTGGAACATGCATCGTCTACATGGTGACCGGAGGCAAGTCAATAAAAAAGGTTCACGAAACCTTTTGTCCTGAATGCACGCCAATCAAGACCAGTTATTGGATCATGGTCTTTGCTTCCGTGAACTTCGTTCTTGCCCAGCTCCCCAACTTCAACTCTATTTCTGCCATCTCTCTGGGTGCAGCAGTGATGTCTCTGACTTATTCGTTCATCGCTTGGGGTGCATCCATCAAGAAAGGGATTACACCAGACGTGTCCTATAACGTGAAGATGAAAAGCACGAGTGATGGTGTGCTCAATTTCTTCTCTGCATTGGGAGATGTGGCATTTGCATATGCAGGACACAATGTGGTGCTAGAGATTCAAGCAACAATGCCTTCAACGGCAGAGAAGCCTTCCAAGGTACCAATGTGGAAAGGGTGTATTTGGGCATACATTGGAGTTGCAATATGTTACTTCCCTGTTGCCTTTGTTGGCTACTACATGTTTGGAAACATGGTGGATGATAACATCCTCATCACACTCGAACACCCTGCTTGGCTTATTGCCATAGCTAATCTCTTTGTTGTCATCCACGTCGTTGGAGGCTATCAG GTGTTTGCAATGCCAGTCTttgatatgattgaaacttatttggTAACACGATTGAACTTCTCACCTTCTTCCACCTTACGTGTCATAACTCGCACACTATTTGTTg GAATCACAATGTTAATAGGAATCAGCATCCCATTTTTTGGTTCTCTTCTTGGATTTCTTGGTGGATTTGCCTTTGCTCCCACCTCATACTTT CTTCCATGCATCATATGGCTTAAGCTGAAGAAACCTAGAAAATATGGCTTGTCTTGGACAATTAATTGG ATTTGCATTGTTATTGGAGTATTGATAATGACACTATCACCTATTGGTGCTTTGAGGAATATCATTGTCTCAGCCAAGAACTACAAGTTTTTCTCATGA